Genomic segment of Streptosporangium sp. NBC_01755:
GCCGATCCCGCTCTTCAGGACGGCACGCCTGCTCCCGTCGGCGTTCCACAGGGCGACCCTTCCCCTCGCGGAGAGGGTCGCCAGCCACGAGCCGTCCGGCGCGGCCACCATCCCGGCAAGCCTGCCGAGGCCGTTCTCCAGGAGCGCCTTCTGGGTGCCGTCGATCCCCCAGACCTGCACCCTCCGGCGTCCGGAACGGGTCACCAGCCATGAGCCGTCCGGCGCGGCGGCGACCTCGTGAACCGGCTTCTTGTGCGTGGCCAGCGTTGTCCGGGTAGTGCCGTCGGTCTTCCATACCTGCACACCGTCGCGGCCGTGGACGACGAATCTCGATCCGTCCGGTGTGATCGACACGTCCCTCAGCCGTTTCGTCGTCGAGGTCAGTGTTCTCAAAAGGCAGGTGGCACCGATGTCGGGCAGCGGCCAGCGGGTTCTCAGGAAGGGAGTCTCGGTCTCCTGGCTGTAGCGCTCGATCGACGCCCGCATCGGCGGGAACGCGTACAGACGGGCCAGCAGGTTCGCGGTGGAGACGGCATCCGATTCGAAGGGGGCGAGCAGGTGGGTGCTCCGGGCGATCAGCTGCCGGACCCCGGCGACGGAGCGGGAGGTCGACAGCAGCAGATCCGACTCCGCCGCGGCCACCCCGGACGCGCGTATCCGGGTGACGAACCATCGCACGTCGTGCAGGAGCGATTCCAGCTCCCGATGTCTTCTCCCCTCGGCGAGGTGGAACAGCAGGTGGTCCCAGAGGTAGGGCACTTCCCCGGGAAGCCTCCACCATTCGGCGTCCGCCGCGGGGTCGTCGCCGGGTACCAGGTTTCGGGCCTCGTCGAGGAAGTCCCGGTTGGCCGCCTCGACGCGTTCTCTTCCCAGCCCGTACTCCGAGCGGAGGTGGGAACGGATGACGTCGTGGACGGTGATCGACGGCACCGTTCCCTCAGCCTGCTGCCTGCCGATCAGTGACAGGTCGTGCAGCCTCGCGCAGAGATGCTCGGTCTGCTCGGAGGTCAGTCCGGCGGTGGCGCGCCAGAGAAGCTCGACGGTGCCGACCGGTATGTCGGCGTCCTGTGGGAAGACACCCAGCTCAAGGAAGCGAGCACGGTCGAACGCGCCGAGAGCTTCGAGGCCGTACTCGACCGTCACGCGCACCGCGGTCTCCCGCCGGCGGGGGATGGTGACGTCCAGGACGGCGGGTCCGGCCCGGCCGAGCCGCTCGACCGCCCGGCGGGCGGCGACGTCGGCGTTCATCCCGCTGCCGTGCTCGTCCCGCAGGCGCGCGTTGACGAGGTCCAGGAGCAGTGGCCATCTTCCCGTCAGGCCCATCAGGCTGTTGACGACGCCGGGGTTCATCGGCGGTAGCCCGCGGCTCAGCAACTGGACGGCCACCCGCGGCGCCATCTCGTCGACGATCATCGCGATCGCGTTCGGGGGAAGGGCTCTGGGCAGGCGGGTCGTCACCAGCACCCGGGACCGCACGGCCGCGGCCAGGAAGGGTCTCAGCTGCGACAGGCTCCACACGTCGTCGACCACCAGCAGCACCTGGCCCCGCTCCGCCAGGATCTCGGCCATCCGGTGGCCGGCCTGCTCGGGACTGGAGAACTCCGGCCGGCTGCCCGTCACGGCCTCCGTGACGTCGTTGGCCAGCGCCGCGATGTCGACACCGGCGCGGTCGCGACCCACGGTGACCCATATGACGCCGTCCTTGAACCGCTTCCTTACCTCTCCGCTGTGACACGCCTCCACGGCCAGGGACGTCTTACCGAAACCGCCCGCCCCCGCGATGCCGGTGGTCAGGCCGACCGTTCCCGAACTCCTCATCGTCAGGGTGGAGACCACATCGTCCAACTCGGTTCTGCGGACCCACCCCGCCTTCCTCTCGGGCGCCTGGAAGAGCCCGCCGCGAGCGCGCGACTTCACCAGTCCCGGCGTCAGCCGGGTCAGCAGGACGATGAGGAAGGCGGTCAATCCGAAAATCGCGACCCATGTTATCCGGTGCTCGGCCACCGTTTCCGGGAAATATTCTCCGACCATTCCAACTGGCAGTCCGACCAGGATTCCAACAATTACCAGAAGTGCCGTTGCCATATCGGCGAGTTTTTTTGTGCGACGAGCCAACGATCACCTCGACAGTGCTTACCCCTGCCCCGACGGGCGCTGGGAACCCTGGACGCACGATATCTGTTCCCCATTGCCGCTGAGTTGAATCACCGAGGTTCAGGTAATTAACGCGCGCACAGAAAGCCGTGTTTCACGCTTTGCGCTGCTATGTCCGCAGCACCGACACCGGCCATTCCGACTCACATTCAACGAAGATCTTTTTCCGTGTCGCCACGATCACCCTCGGCCATCTCTTTCGAGTCGCCGGCCGGGCCGGCCACGCCCCTCAGCGGCCAGGGCCCTCCCAGAGGGCCGCCGCGCACGGCCAGGCCGCGGACAGTGGTTTGCCGCAAACGCTTCCCCTGTCACTAAATGCGGCTATAAGCCGAGCAGAATACCGCGTGTCCGAATCAATGTTTAGTTTCGATAAAAAAGACAGCGAAATCAAGGTATCCGCCGCATTCGACGGACCTTCGGATTAGGATCTGACGCGGCCAGAGCCGAGCCGGGAAAAGCCGCTCCCCGCTCATCTCATGCCAAGGCACCGTCCCCGAAACCCTGTCACCTGAAGACGGGCCGGGTGGACGGCGTCCAGTACGCGGTGCCCTTCGTCACCGACGTGCCCCTGCTGTTCCACCGCCGCGGCGTGCCCGTGCCCACCACGACGGAGCAGCTCTGGAAGTACGCCGCCGCGAACGGCGGGTACGCCGTACAGCTCGGCGACTACGAGGGGGGCACCGTCAACCTGCTGGAGGCGGTCCGGTCCGCCGGCGGAAGGATCACCGACGGTGACCGGATCGTGGCGGACGAGGGAGTACACGGCGAGCGGGTGCGCGAGGCGCTCGCGCGCTGGCGAGCGCTGCTGGAGAACGGCACCCTGACACGCGGGGCGGAGAACTTCTCCAAGCAGGACACCTTCGACGCCTTCAGGGACGGATTCCTCGCGCGAGGCCCGAAGGACTCCGCGAAGGAGAGCAGCCTGCAGGCGTTCCGCGACGAGGAGGCGGCCTACATGCGCAACTGGCCGTTCGCGTTCCACCGCCTGGCCACAGACCGCTCGATGTACGACGGCCACCGGCGCCTGCGCTTCGGCATGGCCGCACTCCCCGGCGTCGGCATCCTCGGTGGTTTCAACCTGGCGATCTCCGCACACTCCGACAATCCAGAAAAAGCACGGATGCTCATCGACTTCCTGACCGGCCACCAGGCCCAGGCTCGGCTGTTCGCCTGCAGCGGCTATCCGCCCGTGCTCGAGTCCGTCTACGAGGAGTACCGGCGCGACCCGCGCACCTGCGACCAGCTGTCCACCTCCCCCGGGACGGAAACGGGCTTCTCCGGGAGAAAAGACTGCACGACGAGGGCGGGAGTGAGTCCCACGGCGGGGGCGGACAGCGCCGCCGGACCTTTCGGTGAGAACCCTGAGATCACCGCCCCCATGCTTCAGGAGCTGGCCGGGAAGATCCACCAGGCCCTGTGCAAGGCCGAATCGCGGCCGCAGTACTCCTACTACTCCGCTTTCAGTGAGGTGTTTCGCGGATGCGCCCGCGCGGTGGTCAACGGTGACCTGCCCGCCAGGGAACTGGACCTCGCCCGGTTCGCCGACGCCCTGCGCGCCGCCCGGCAGGGCAGGGCCCCGGAGGGCACGGCCGGGTCACTCGCCCACTGCGGGAAACACGAGTGGCGGCCGGGATGACCGGACCCGTCCCGCTCCCACCGGGCCGCGGCGAGAGCGGGTCGGGGAACGGGAGCGGGAGCGGGAGCGGGAGCGGGTCGGGGAACGGGTCAGCGCCGCAGGTCGGCGCAGGAGTGGCAGGCGTTGGCGGTGCCGGCGATGTTCCAGACCGCGAAGACCTTCAGCCGCGCATCCGCCCCGCGATGTCACGCACCGCCACGGCCAGCAGGTCGACGTCGTCACAGGTGCTGAAGAGCGCCGGTGTCACCCGCACGCAGGAGCCTCTGGCCGGGCCGCCGCGGTTGACGGTGAAGATCCGGTACCGCTTCATCAGGTCGGTGGCGATCGCGACGTTCTCGGCTTCGGAGGTACGCCCGGTGATCCGGAACGCGGTGATCGTGCCGTACATGGCGGGCTCCTCGGGGGTGAGGATCTCCAGGTTGTCGATGTCGAGCACCTGGCCCACCCAGCGGTCGCGCAGGAAGCGCAGCCGTGCCTGCTTGGCGGCGGCGCCCAAGGTGTCGTGGAAGTCCAGAGCGGCGTCGGCGGTCAGGACGGGGGCGACGTTCAGGGTGCCGGCGTGCACCCGGGAACGGATGTCGTCACGCGGGAAGGTCTCGTCGCCGAAGGCGACGTCGATGTCGGCCAGGCGATCCTTGCGGATGTAGAGGAACCCCGCTCCCAGCGGCATACCCATCCACTTGTGCAGGGAGAACCCGGCGAAGTCCGCGTCCAGGTCGCCCAGGGTGAAGTCCAGGTGCCCCCAGGAGTGAGCGGCGTCGACGATCACGTCGATGCCTCGCTCGCGGGCCATCGCGGCGATCTCACGCACGGGCACCACCAGCCCGGTGCGGTTGTTCATGTGGCTGAGCAGCAGCAGCCTGACCCGAGGATGCTCGCGGAACGCCTGGGCGTAGGCGTCCAGCACCGCCTGGCGGGTCGCCGGCTCGGGGATGACCAGCCGCTCCACCCGGACGCCGCGCCGGTCGCGCAGCCAGTTCATGGAGTACTGCATGCTGTGGTAGTCCAGGTCGGCGTACATCACCGAATCGCCGGGGCGCAGCCGCAGATAGCCGGCGATCAGCAGTTGCAGGGCCTCGGTACCGCCACGGGTGAGCGCGATCTCCTCCATGGAGACTCCGAGCATGGTCGCGATGCGTTTCCTGACCTGGTCCGCCTGCCCTTTGTAGGTGTTGCGCAGCAGGTAGGAACTCACCTCGTTGAGGTGGTCGGTGTTGCGATGGTAGGCGCGGCGCACCGGCTCGGGCATGATCCCGTAGTAGCCGTTCTCCAGGTTGACGAAATCCCGGCTGACCCGGTACTGCCGCGCCACGGTGTTCCAGAAGCCCTCGTCCCGGGCGAGCCGCTCGGGAGCGACACCGGCGGGAACGACCGGTAGGGCGGCGGCCGTCGATCGGGGCTCCGCTGAGGGCGGGACCGGCGGCCGCGGGGCGAGGGGCAGGCCCAGCACACCCAGCCCGGCGACCATCTCACGCCTGGACAAGCTCATCGAACCACTCCACACCGATCAGCGAGAGCCCACGGCACGGCGCAGCCCCGACCTGTTCCAACGGATCAGTCACAGTGTGCGTGAAACGGACTCCCCAGGCGGGCATCCGCGCTGTTCAGGCGTGGCGTGGCGTGGCGTCGCCGCCCCCGAGGGGAGTCTCCGGCGGCGACCGGCAGGCCGGCTTTCCCCGCGGGAGCCGCGACGCGCCGGTGGCTCCGTTCGAAATCGCCACCCGCGTGGCGTCCGACCCCTGCGGTCGTGACCGGCGACGGCTGAATTAGAGTTACATCACCCGTATCGCGTCGTTGACCGCGGATACGGGGTCCCCTCACGTCCGGAGAAGCCGGGGTCGAGGAGAGACTCATGTCCCGTAGGCACATCGTCACCGCGGGGTGCGTTCTGACGCTCACCGCGCTTACGCCGTCGGTCATCCCGGCTGTCGTCCCGGTCCGGGAAGCCGGCGCCGTTGCCGTCCTGACCGCCGGGAAACGGAAGCCACCGCCGGATCCCATCGACCGGCTACCACCGGGCGTGATCGAAGCACTCCAACGCGACTTCGGTCTCACCAGGAAACAGGCAGAGACCCGGCTGCGCAACGAGGCCCGGCTGACGGTGGTCGAGGCGGGACTCCGCGACATGCTCCGCGACTGCTTCGGCGGATCTTGGCTCATGGGAACCCTCTCCGAGACCCTCGTGGTGGCCACCACCAGCACAGCCGACATCCCCCGGATCGTCGCGGCGGGCGCCCAACCCAAGATCGTTACCGCGTCGCTCGCGAAGCTCAGGGCGATCAAACAGAAACTCGACGAGTCTCTGCCGAACCACCCGACCGGAGGAAGCGTCCGCTACATCGACGTGAAGAGCAACAAGGTGGTCGTCCTGTCCAGATACGCCGCGGCGACCCGGCTCCTGGTCGCCTCCATCCCGGTGGACAGGTCCCTGGTGGTCGTGCAGCCCTCGACGGAGACCCCTCGGCCCTCCTAACACCCGACGGGCCACGGCGCCTGCCGTTTCGGACCGGATCTCGGACCGGATCTCGGACCGGATCTCGGACCGGATCTCGGACCGGATCTCGGACCGGATCTCGGGCCACGCCGGGATCGGCGCCCTGATGATCTTCGCTCCGCCGCTCAGTCCGCGAAGCGGAGAGACGGCCCGGCCCATCTTCACCGGCGGGCACCCCACCGGCTTCGCCGACATCGGCTGGTTCTCGTTCGGCAACCGAACCGGCCACGGCCCGCGCATCCAGGAGGACGCGCAGGACCCACCGCGAGAGGCGTCAGTCGTCGACCCAGCCGTGGGATCGGGCGAACGCCAGGAAATGCTGCCTGACCTGCCCGATCTGCGCGCCCGTCAGCGTGGGCGCGTGCTCGATGAGCAGTTCGGTCACCGCACCGCTGAAGGACTTCGCCGACAGCACGTCACACACGCCGTCGTCGTCGCCGAGCTGCTGGGAGGCGACCGAGGACGGCGTCACCGCGACCGGCCGCCGCGTCGGCGGCGGGTCCACGAGGCTGACCGTCGACACTTTCAGGCCGCGCTCACCCTCCATGACCTCGTACTCCACCCGGAGACCGGGCTGAACCACATGCCGGTTCTCACCGAAGTCGTTGGCGTGGAAGAACACATCCTCGCCCCCTCCGACAGCGGCGATGAAACCGTATCCGCGTACCTCGTCGAAACGAAGGATCGTACCGACTGCCACCACAACACCACCTACACAGAGAATCGCAACGCTCTATCTGATCCTGCCGGAACCCTCCGGCCCAAGGATCCGGCCTGCCTGCCGCGCCGGATCACCACTCTCCTCCTCATCAATCGACCTTCCCACCGCCCGACCGGCTCGGGCACCCCACAACCGGATCCACGGGGCGGTTCCGGCACCGGCCGCCCATGCCGGGACCCGCCGAGGGGCCGGATCCGCCCCACCCGTTCAGACCGGACGACCCGATGCTAGCCCGGACGGCGCACCGCGCGCATCGGTCCACGTCCACCTCTGCCGCTTTCACCACCCGTTCGCCGATCTCCCGGCCGGGCCCGACGCGTCAGGGCTCGCCCGATCCCTCAGCGGGCGGTGTAGGCGGCCGTGACCCGATCCGCCGCGGCCCGCGCGCCGGCCTCGTCCGCTCCTGCCGCGACATCCGCCTCGTACCATCCCAGGCTGCTGAGCGACATGAACCGCCTGCCCTGGTCGGAGGCCGCCCATGCCGCGACCTCCTGCGGGTCTGTGGCCTGTCCGGACGACAGGTGGACGGCCAGGCCGATGAGTCCCATGTCCCAGCCGACGCCGACCGCGCCGGGCCCGAACTCCTCCCACCTCTCGTCGTCGACATGAGCGGTGTGCTCCAGTTCGAAACGCGTCCCGCCCCCGGGCTCGGCCGTCAGCCGGACTTCGATCCAGCTGACGTCTCCGCCGTACTCCCAGGTGGCGGCGTAGCTCTTGGGCGGGTCGCAACGCTCGATCCTTCCGCCCGCGTTGCCCTGGAGTTGATAGCGGCCGTGGAGCCGCAGGTCACCGGAGATGGGCAGAAACCACCGGGGGATGCGTTCGGGATTGGTACAGGCGTCCCAGAGGTCTTCGATCTCGGTTTCGTATGTCTGGCTGACGGTCACGACACGCGCCTCACCCGCCTCGAGCACGCGGCTGCCGACCTGTCGCCGTACGGCATTGATCTGCCGGGTGACATCGATCATGCGGTTCTCCTTGGGTCTGGTCCTTCGCCGGGACGGTGGAGTCGACATCGCGCGGCGGTTTGGTGCTCACCGCATGGGGGCCGCCTCTGAGCGCGCCAGGAAATATTAGAACGCGCTTGAGCGGTGAGCGCGCATTTCGGGAAATACGTTCGATTGACTATCGAGAACATGTCAAGCTTGTCACCACCATAGGGAGTGGAAGGGGCGCTTTCCGCGCTCTGGGTAAGATCCTGCCTTTGCAGGAGGAACGCGGATCACCCCCGGCCCCAGGTCGTCAAGGTGTGGCCCCAGCCGTGTCCGACAGAAAAGAGCCAGCCGATGCCCCAGCCGCCGACCTATGACGATGTCCGGAGCGCCGCCGCCCGCATCGCGTCACAGGCCCACCGCACCCCGGTGCTGCGCTCGCGACTGATCAACGAACGCGTCGGCGCCGACGTGGTGTTCAAGTGCGAGAACTTCCAACGCGTGGGCGCGTTCAAGTTCCGCGGCGCGTTCAACGCCCTGTCGCGGTTCACCCCCGACCAGCGACGCTCCGGCGTGATCACCTACTCCTCCGGCAACCACGCCCAGGCGATCGCCCTGGCCGCCCGGCTGCTGGACATCCCGGCCACGATCATCATGCCGCACGACGCGCCGGCCGCGAAGGTGACCGCCACCGAGGGCTACGGCGGGCAGGTCGTCCGTTACGACCGCTACACCGAGGACCGGGAGGAGATCGGCCGCGCGCTGGCCGCCGACCGCGGCCTCACGCTGATCCCCCCGTACGACCACCCTCACGTGATCGCCGGTCAGGGCACCGCCGCCAAGGAACTGTTCGACGAGGTCGGTGAGCTCGACGCACTCTTCGTACCTCTGGGCGGCGGCGGGTTGCTCTCCGGCACGGCGCTTTCGACCCGGGCGCTGTCACCGGGGTGCGCGCTGTACGGCGTCGAACCCGAAGCGGGCGACGACGGCCGGCGATCGCTGCGCCAGGGCAGCATCGTCCACATCGACACCCCGAAGACCATCGCCGACGGCGCGCAGACCCAGCACCTGGGCACCTACCCGTTCGACATCATCCGCCGCGATGTCGACGACATCCTCACCGCCACCGATGCCGAACTCGTCGAGGGCATGCGGATCTTCGGGTCCATCATGAAAATGGTCGTCGAGCCCACCGGATGCCTCGGTTTCGCCGCCGTCCGCAACCTCGCCCCCCAGTTGCGCGGGCGGCGGGTCGGCGTGATCATCAGTGGGGGCAACGTCGACCTCGACCGTTACGCGGCACTGCTGACTTTGTGACCCGGGAAGCATCGGCACGGTGCTCTCCGGCCGCGCCCGGCGTTCCTGGACCTGTGCGACGAGGTTTCCGTTTCCGGAAGCCGGGTCGTCAGGGGACGCGGAGGTCAGCGGAAGAGGGCGCTGTAGGCGTTGACGGCGGGCTGCCCGCCTAGGTGGGCGTAGAGAACGTTGGAGTCCGGACCGATCTCACCGCTCCTGACCAGGTCGATGAGCCCGGCCATGGACTTGCCCTCGTACACCGGGTCGATGATCATGCCTTCCAGGCCACCGGTGAGCCGCATCGCGTCCAGCGTCGAGGAGACCGGGATGCCGTAGAGGTCACCGGCCCAGCCCTCCAGCACGGTGATCTCGTCTTCCCGCAGGTCACGCCCGAGGCCGATCAGCTCGGCGGTGTTACGGGCGATCCTCTCCACCTGCGCCCGGGTCGCCTCGATCTTGGCGGAGGCGTCGATACCGATCACCCGGCGGGGACGCTCCTGACCGGCGAAGCCGGCGATCATCCCGGCGTGGGTGGAACCGGTGACGCTGCAGACGATGATCGTGTCGAAGAACACGCCGAGCTCCCGCTCCTGCCGCTGGACCTCGTAGGCCCAGTTGGCGAAGCCGAGACCGCCGAGGCGGTGGTCGGATGCCCCTGCCGGGATCGCGTACGGTACGCCCCCCGCCTCCCGCACCTCCGCGAGGGCCTGCTCCCAGCTGTCCCTGAAGCCGATGTCGAACCCCTCGTCGACCAGCCGTACCTCGGCACCCATGATCCGGGAGAGCAGGATGTTACCGACCCGGTCGTTGACCGAGTCGGGCCAGTCCACCCAGCTCTCCTGGACCAGCAGGGCCTTCAGCCCCAGCTTGGCCGCGACCGCCGCGACCTGGCGGGTGTGGTTGGACTGCACACCGCCGATGGAGACCAGGGTGTCGGCGCCCTGGGCGAGTGCCTCGGGGATCAGGTATTCCAGCTTGCGGGTCTTGTTGCCGCCGAAGGCGAGACCGCTGTTGCAGTCCTCCCGCTTGGCCCAGATTCGCGCTCCGCCCAGGTGCGCGGTGAGTCGATCAAGCGGGTGCACCGGGCTCGGCCCGAACAGCAGGGGATGGCGGGGAAAGTCCGCGAGGGACATGTCGTGCTCCTTGGATTTCCGGGGTGATTCAGCTTGAGAGTTTCCACGTGCTGCCGGCCGTGTCCCCGGTCGCCGAGTCCGGCAGCGGTGCGAGGGTCTGCCAGTTGGCCCGCGCGGCCAGCGCGGCGCCTTCGACATCCCCGGCCGCGCACAGCGCGATGATCTCGTCGTGCATTTCCACGGACCCCCGGCCGGTGAGCGAGGAGAAGCGCAGCCGCTCGACTCGGCGCAGCGCGGGAGTGACCTGCTCAAGCACCGACCCGACCACGTTGTTCGCGCACGCCGTGACGGCGACCGCGTGGAAATCGTCGTCGGCGGCCAGCGCCCCGTCGACGTCACCGCGCCGCAGCGCCACGGCGAATCGCTCGTTGGCCTGGCGCATCAGATCGAGTTCCCCGTCCGACAGCACCGGCACCGCTTCGCGTACGGCCAGTTCGTGCATGGCCGCGGCGACGGACTGGGCGCTGCGGGTCTCTCTGTCGTCCAGCGGGCTGACGATGGTGAACCGGCCCGGTTTCGTCTGTACGAGACCTGACTGTTCGAGACGGACCAGTGCCTCGCGGATCGGTGTGCGGCTGATGCCCAGCCAGCTGATCAGGTCGGCGTCGTTGAGGCGTTCGCCGGGCGCGAGAGTGCCGTCGACGATCGCGTCACGGAGGGCGCGGTAGGCGTCCTCCCGCAACAGGGACTTGGCGACGAGACCTCGGCTTTTCGGGACCGGCATGCAAAATATTGCACATCACATTTTGCGTATTGTCAATCAGCCCCGAACATCGACCGCGGTACCAGGACCGAAAGACCGCCGATGAAGGACTTCCGACCCTCAACACGGGACGGGTGCCGCTGTCCAATGAAAGAGGAGCTTCCACCCTTTGAGGAGGAAACGATGCGCGTAAAGGTGAGCGAGGTCATGACGCGAGCTGTCGCGTCGGTCAACGGCAGCACGCCGTTCAAGGACGTCGCCGAGGTGCTCATCGCCCATGGAGTGAGCGCGGTGCCGGTCGTCGACGCCGAGAACCACGTCCTCGGCGTCGTCTCGGAGGCGGATCTGCTGGCCAAGGAGGAGTTCAAGGAGCAGTACTACCGCGAGGGCTACCGGCCGCCGCTGCGCGCCCGGCTGCGGTACCGGCTCAGCCGTGAGGGGCGTTCGGCCGAGCAGAAGGCCCACGGCGACACCGCCGCCGAGTTGATGACCGCGCCCGCCGTCACCATCGCCCCGAACGCCCCGGTGGTGTCCGCGATGCGGCTGATGGACGAGCACGGCGTCAAGCGCCTGCCGGTGGTCGACCGGGAGGGCAGGCTGGAGGGCATCGTCAGCCGTCAGGACCTGCTCAAGGTGTTCCTGCGTCAGGACGACGAGATCGCCCGCGAGATCAGGGAGGACGTTCTCGATCACTCCCTGTGGGTGGACACCTCCCAGGTGAAGGTCACGGTGCACCAGGGCATCGCGAAGCTGAGCGGCCGCATGGCACGGCGCAGTGACACACTGATCGCGGCCCGGATGGCACTGCGGGTCCACGGGGTGGTCGACCTGATCGACGAACTGGAGTGGGACGAGGACGACACCCCCACATGGCAGAGCC
This window contains:
- a CDS encoding extracellular solute-binding protein; amino-acid sequence: MDGVQYAVPFVTDVPLLFHRRGVPVPTTTEQLWKYAAANGGYAVQLGDYEGGTVNLLEAVRSAGGRITDGDRIVADEGVHGERVREALARWRALLENGTLTRGAENFSKQDTFDAFRDGFLARGPKDSAKESSLQAFRDEEAAYMRNWPFAFHRLATDRSMYDGHRRLRFGMAALPGVGILGGFNLAISAHSDNPEKARMLIDFLTGHQAQARLFACSGYPPVLESVYEEYRRDPRTCDQLSTSPGTETGFSGRKDCTTRAGVSPTAGADSAAGPFGENPEITAPMLQELAGKIHQALCKAESRPQYSYYSAFSEVFRGCARAVVNGDLPARELDLARFADALRAARQGRAPEGTAGSLAHCGKHEWRPG
- a CDS encoding cold-shock protein — its product is MAVGTILRFDEVRGYGFIAAVGGGEDVFFHANDFGENRHVVQPGLRVEYEVMEGERGLKVSTVSLVDPPPTRRPVAVTPSSVASQQLGDDDGVCDVLSAKSFSGAVTELLIEHAPTLTGAQIGQVRQHFLAFARSHGWVDD
- a CDS encoding 1-aminocyclopropane-1-carboxylate deaminase, whose amino-acid sequence is MSLADFPRHPLLFGPSPVHPLDRLTAHLGGARIWAKREDCNSGLAFGGNKTRKLEYLIPEALAQGADTLVSIGGVQSNHTRQVAAVAAKLGLKALLVQESWVDWPDSVNDRVGNILLSRIMGAEVRLVDEGFDIGFRDSWEQALAEVREAGGVPYAIPAGASDHRLGGLGFANWAYEVQRQERELGVFFDTIIVCSVTGSTHAGMIAGFAGQERPRRVIGIDASAKIEATRAQVERIARNTAELIGLGRDLREDEITVLEGWAGDLYGIPVSSTLDAMRLTGGLEGMIIDPVYEGKSMAGLIDLVRSGEIGPDSNVLYAHLGGQPAVNAYSALFR
- a CDS encoding NB-ARC domain-containing protein: MTAFLIVLLTRLTPGLVKSRARGGLFQAPERKAGWVRRTELDDVVSTLTMRSSGTVGLTTGIAGAGGFGKTSLAVEACHSGEVRKRFKDGVIWVTVGRDRAGVDIAALANDVTEAVTGSRPEFSSPEQAGHRMAEILAERGQVLLVVDDVWSLSQLRPFLAAAVRSRVLVTTRLPRALPPNAIAMIVDEMAPRVAVQLLSRGLPPMNPGVVNSLMGLTGRWPLLLDLVNARLRDEHGSGMNADVAARRAVERLGRAGPAVLDVTIPRRRETAVRVTVEYGLEALGAFDRARFLELGVFPQDADIPVGTVELLWRATAGLTSEQTEHLCARLHDLSLIGRQQAEGTVPSITVHDVIRSHLRSEYGLGRERVEAANRDFLDEARNLVPGDDPAADAEWWRLPGEVPYLWDHLLFHLAEGRRHRELESLLHDVRWFVTRIRASGVAAAESDLLLSTSRSVAGVRQLIARSTHLLAPFESDAVSTANLLARLYAFPPMRASIERYSQETETPFLRTRWPLPDIGATCLLRTLTSTTKRLRDVSITPDGSRFVVHGRDGVQVWKTDGTTRTTLATHKKPVHEVAAAPDGSWLVTRSGRRRVQVWGIDGTQKALLENGLGRLAGMVAAPDGSWLATLSARGRVALWNADGSRRAVLKSGIGRLAGMVAAPDGSWLATFSARGRVALWDPDGKKRLTLRSQVRVRTKSRTLRDALLMRGWNQENEKVSGRSRPIREVSRMAVSPDGGWLATLSGDGSVRLWGVDGDERAVLTGHTGAAPGIRIAPDGTWLATWTSTGPVRLWESDGRQRAVLTGHADPVRQVVIAPDGGWLATLSEDRSVRLWESDGRQRAVLTGHADPVRQVVIAPDGGWLATLSGEQSVRLWESGGSERAALTGHADPVRQVVIAPDGGWLAACSQDGEIRIWQSERPGRQSRRGRTGMVRRVTISPEGSWIATHSGDGSVKLWNGDRIEGATLTVPIEAGHYGTISPDKTWLAVWSGDHVIRIRGAGGRRRAIPTEHTGRVRGVAIAPDSTWLATWSADRTVRLWGAGGSRRAVLTGHTGPVREVVIAPDSTWLATCSEDGTARVWWADGTERAVLIANVRATAHLLISPDGAWLATLSIYGKIQLWKPDGRRYATLKSRVEAMDEITVAPNGRWFAIVSVNGAAGLWGADGKLRASLKGCPGAARQVAIAPDGTWLAACFENGAARVWSAGGRDRATLPTGLGKIRGVAVSPDSNLLATCSDDGTIRLWDRYGESVGAGTRVEAGLNCLAWFPTGFGLAAGGDQGLYGFDLYPPPA
- a CDS encoding aminotransferase class V-fold PLP-dependent enzyme, coding for MSLSRREMVAGLGVLGLPLAPRPPVPPSAEPRSTAAALPVVPAGVAPERLARDEGFWNTVARQYRVSRDFVNLENGYYGIMPEPVRRAYHRNTDHLNEVSSYLLRNTYKGQADQVRKRIATMLGVSMEEIALTRGGTEALQLLIAGYLRLRPGDSVMYADLDYHSMQYSMNWLRDRRGVRVERLVIPEPATRQAVLDAYAQAFREHPRVRLLLLSHMNNRTGLVVPVREIAAMARERGIDVIVDAAHSWGHLDFTLGDLDADFAGFSLHKWMGMPLGAGFLYIRKDRLADIDVAFGDETFPRDDIRSRVHAGTLNVAPVLTADAALDFHDTLGAAAKQARLRFLRDRWVGQVLDIDNLEILTPEEPAMYGTITAFRITGRTSEAENVAIATDLMKRYRIFTVNRGGPARGSCVRVTPALFSTCDDVDLLAVAVRDIAGRMRG
- a CDS encoding threo-3-hydroxy-L-aspartate ammonia-lyase, coding for MPQPPTYDDVRSAAARIASQAHRTPVLRSRLINERVGADVVFKCENFQRVGAFKFRGAFNALSRFTPDQRRSGVITYSSGNHAQAIALAARLLDIPATIIMPHDAPAAKVTATEGYGGQVVRYDRYTEDREEIGRALAADRGLTLIPPYDHPHVIAGQGTAAKELFDEVGELDALFVPLGGGGLLSGTALSTRALSPGCALYGVEPEAGDDGRRSLRQGSIVHIDTPKTIADGAQTQHLGTYPFDIIRRDVDDILTATDAELVEGMRIFGSIMKMVVEPTGCLGFAAVRNLAPQLRGRRVGVIISGGNVDLDRYAALLTL
- a CDS encoding SRPBCC family protein; this translates as MIDVTRQINAVRRQVGSRVLEAGEARVVTVSQTYETEIEDLWDACTNPERIPRWFLPISGDLRLHGRYQLQGNAGGRIERCDPPKSYAATWEYGGDVSWIEVRLTAEPGGGTRFELEHTAHVDDERWEEFGPGAVGVGWDMGLIGLAVHLSSGQATDPQEVAAWAASDQGRRFMSLSSLGWYEADVAAGADEAGARAAADRVTAAYTAR
- a CDS encoding GntR family transcriptional regulator, which translates into the protein MPVPKSRGLVAKSLLREDAYRALRDAIVDGTLAPGERLNDADLISWLGISRTPIREALVRLEQSGLVQTKPGRFTIVSPLDDRETRSAQSVAAAMHELAVREAVPVLSDGELDLMRQANERFAVALRRGDVDGALAADDDFHAVAVTACANNVVGSVLEQVTPALRRVERLRFSSLTGRGSVEMHDEIIALCAAGDVEGAALAARANWQTLAPLPDSATGDTAGSTWKLSS
- a CDS encoding S1 family peptidase; protein product: MSRRHIVTAGCVLTLTALTPSVIPAVVPVREAGAVAVLTAGKRKPPPDPIDRLPPGVIEALQRDFGLTRKQAETRLRNEARLTVVEAGLRDMLRDCFGGSWLMGTLSETLVVATTSTADIPRIVAAGAQPKIVTASLAKLRAIKQKLDESLPNHPTGGSVRYIDVKSNKVVVLSRYAAATRLLVASIPVDRSLVVVQPSTETPRPS